The window GTAAAGGTCTGTTAGTGTCTCCATAGCAATTGCTAATCCCCCTGAACTGGATCCGGTAATACCTGCCAACAAATTTGTGGCGATAAATAAAGAAATTAAAGGGTTGCCGGGAATATTTGTTACAAAATCCTGGAACACAACAAAGCCGGAAGTGGCAGCAATAACAGCACCATAGCCAACGTCTGCTGAAGTATTAATGATTGGTAATACTGCATTTGTTGCACCGATATTAATCGTATCTTTTTTCTTGTCAACATATTTCCAAAAAATAATAGCGCTTACGAATAAAGTAATCATCAGAGTATAAAGTACTTCTAGCTTTACAAGGTTTAGAAGGACCAACAGTAAAATTGGAGGCACTAGACTTAGTATTAGGCTTGGTAATTTCTTGTCGGCGTATTTGTCGTCTATTGGTTCCTTTTCTTTTTCTAGATTTTTCATGTTGGCGAAAGTTTCACCGCGTATTTCAGAGCGTTTTAAAGCGAAGCGGATGTACCAAATGTTTAAGATGATTACTGCAACTGCACTCACTAACCCAATCCATGCACCAGAAGTTACTGTTGTTCCCAAATAGGTTGTAGGAATGATGTTCTGTACAGCAGGAGTTCCTGGTAACATCGTCATCGTAAAAGTAGCCATACCTGGCATAAATGCCGCAATGAATAAATGCCAAGGAATATCCATCTCTTTAAAAATTGGTTTTGCAATTGGTAGAATAGCAAAGATGACAACAAATAAGCTTACTCCACCATAGGTTAATAGTGCACAAACGAACATGATTGTGACCAATACTCTCAATTTGCTTTTTCTACCGGACAGCCTTAATAGATAGTCGGCAATTGTGCGTGCAGCCCCAGACTCTTCCATAAACTTACCGAACATCGCAGCAAATAAGAAAATTAAAAAATAGTTCTTCACATAATTTGTAAAGCCGCTCATATAGGCTGTTTGAAAGGTCTCCAAAATCGGCATATTATTCAGGACAATAACAAACAAACTGACAACTGGCGCAATAATGACAATTGTAAAGCCACGCATAGCTAAAACCACAAGCAAGATTAAAGATAGTGCAATAATAAATAAACTCCACATAAATTTTCACCTCTTTTTATCTTTAATATTTTTTTTAAATAGATTCTTGTCATTTCTACTCCCTTTAAATTGAAATCGTCAGTGAAAGCGCTTTAGAAAAAAATCGGAAGTAAAGTTAACAAAGGTGTGGTTAATGAGTCTCGCAAATATTAAATCATTCTATTAGAGAGGAAGTGGTGATATTCATAGATTCAGTAGTTTTATTTAGGAGGCATTACGAAAAAAAGAATGCATATCGCATCCTTTTTTCATGAATTTATTTAGTTTTCTAAACCATCGACATAACGGCCGTATTTTGGTATTGCAATTTGGTCAAAATCATTTACTAATTTAGTTAAGTTGTCAGTCAACTCACTACCTTTCATCGGTAAACCATGGCCTGTGATGGCGACAGTCGGTTTTAAATCTTTCAGTATCTTTACGGAGTGCCAGGATAGCTTCCAATCAGATGTAAAATAACGCGGCGGACCACTAATTTCCTTTTCCTGTACCAGAACTTTAAAGAGGGATTCCTGTTTAACCGTTACAAAAGCATCACCAGCAATCAATGCACTATCTGTTTCCCTAAAGAAGGAAACATGTCCAGGAGAATGCCCAGGTGTATGCACCCATTTCCAATCCTTTAGCACCGGGATTGAACCATCACTAGGCAAAGGTTTTACATGGTGTCCTAAATTGATTGGCTCGTTCGGAAAATAAGGAGAAATCCTTGCAATAAGTCCACCTTCCACGCTTGAGTCAGCTTCAGGATAGCTCTTTTGCCCTGTTAAATATGGAATTTCTAATTCATGGGCATAAACGGGGACATTCCAATGCTCGACTAACTCGATTATTGCCCCTACATGATCAAAATGCCCATGGGTTAACACAATGCCGTTTGGACGTGCATTTGATCCGAAGCGCTTTTCAGCTTCTTTAATAATCGTATTAACGGATTTGGGCATCCCTGCATCAACTAAAGTCCACCCTGTCGGATTGTTCGGTTCGCCAATCATACACAAATTGACAACCTGAACAGTAAATGAATAAATATCAGGCATAATCTCTTGACCTTTTCCACTAGAAACTGATGACATAGGAATATATTTATAATCCTCACCATAATTCATTTGTTCAGACAAATTTTTGCCTCCTTCCAATAGTATTTTTTCTATAAAAATAATCCCTATTCATTCCAAAATGATAAAAACCCACAATATTTGGGGATAAGTAGTTTTAGGAGACTTTGATAAACCAGAAAAAGTTTGATGAGATCCATCGACTATTGGAAAAAATTAAATTCATACAGTGGTTTGCCCACAAAAAAACCATGTGTTTCAAACACATGGCTCACTTGTTAAATATGGAACTCAATTGTATCTTCTACATAGTGCCAATCAAATGGAGTTTCTTGGTATACATAATAGTTTAACCAATTGTAGAAAAGAAGATATGAATGGGCACGCCAACTATTTTTAGGCGTATTCTTTGGATCATTATTCGGGAAGTAATTCACAGGAATGTCTACCGTGTCCCCTTTTTCTACATCACGTGCATATTCATCCGCCAATGTTGTCGCATCGTATTCTAAATGGCCAGTAATCATAATATGCTTTGTGTCTTTTGATTGTACGATGAAGGGACCCGCTTCTTCTGAATAGCTAAGTAACAGTAAATCTGGATGATTTTGTACTTCCTCTAGCGAAACAGAAGTATGACGAGAATGCGGTGCAACATATTCATCGCTAAATCCACGCACTAAGTCAACTGTTAGGTCAGTAATGACATGGGAATAAACACCCGAGCATTTTTTAGGAAGCTCGAACTTCCCGATATTGAAATGTTTATATAGGGCAGCCTGCGCTCCCCAACAAATATACATACAGGAAGTAACATTAAGTTGAGCCCAGTCCATGATTTGGGATATTTCTTCCCAATAACTAACCTCTTCAAATTCCATTCGTTCCACTGGTGCTCCTGTAATTATCATCCCATCAAAACGCCGGTGCTTTATTTCATGAAAAGTTTTGTAAAAAGTATCTAGATGTGATCTTGATACATTTCTTGAAGCATACGTAGCTGTGTTTAGAAATGTCACGTTTGTTTGTAATGGTGTGTTCCCTAAAAGGCGTAATAACTGTAGCTCCGTTTTTTCTTTTTCAGGCATCAAGTTACACACTAAGATGTTTAATGGTCGGATTTGTTGTGTACTTGCACGGTCTTCTTCCATGACGAAAATTTTCTCTTTACGCAATATTTCTCCTGCAGGCAAATTCTTTGGTATATTGATAGGCATTCTTGTTCCCCCATTTCTTAACATGCCGAATTCATCTAAATCAGACAAATAAAAAACCTCTCATTCCAGCGTGAGAATGAGAGGGTATTAGTTATACGCGCACTCTTATCTCCCAAGACATAAGTCTTGCTGGAATTAGCACCTTTCTAACGATGTTAGAGGTTGCTGAAGCTTCATTGGGCCATATCCCTCTGCTTCTCTTGATAAGATAGATGAAATTATTTAAATATTAACATAGAGAATAAATATTTGCAATATTCCATATTTCTATTTTATAAATTAATATTACATTTTTGAAATCAAAAGAATTTTCCTATTGTCGTGTCAATTTATCTCGCCATGTTGATTTGTCAGTTTCTTGGATGAGTTGCTCTAAAGTTTCATCCCATTTGCTCGTTAAAGTATTCCATACGCGAGTAGAAAATAAATCTTTTACTTCATCATAAAGCAAAAATTCGATACATGGCACATCATTGACTTGGACATTTTCTACAGAATCGATAGATGTGATAAAAAGTTTTGCTTGTTCTTCCTCAGGTTCTTCAATTTCTTCTTTTTGAGACTGCAGCTCCTTGATCACAAGGTGATCCTCAAAGCTTAACTCAGTATCTTGTACTTGATAACGGAAAATTTTCTCTGGAAAATCTTCAAATTCGAGAACTTCTTCTATATCGCCCTTTAAAAAACTTCTATGAGTCGGGCTATAAAGAAGCTCGGTTGAAGTTCCATCCTGCTCCTCTTCAAAAACTCCATTCTCAAACTGTTTCTGCCCTTTTTCCGTTAATAGGAAGTAGTCATCTACTTTTGCAATTAGGTTGGTCTTTTGCATTTTTGATAACAAATCCTCTACAAAAAGTTGTTCTACCAGGAGAATTTCACTAATTTGTTCAGCACTTTCAAATTTTGTATCTTTCAGTGAAAGAAAAAGCATTTTCATTAGAATATCCATTTTTGTTCGAATGACTGGTTTATAGGTGACATTTAAGGTATGCACCGGAACACACCAAGTATCAGATTGAAGTATTGAAACTTCCGTTTTTTGTGTAAGTTCTAACTCAAGCGATTTCTGTAAGGAATGTAGTTCCATTTTTCCTCCTTAAATTTACGAAATGTAACTCTCGATTGTATTTCGATAACCGTCTTGGGACTTCACAGTATTTAATAGTGTTTTATACATTTTGCGAGTTTCTTCTTTTTTCGGACGATTCACAAACATTTCTGTACTTCCAATTAATACAAGTAATTCTCTTGCTCGCGATAAAGCAACATTTAAACGACGATAATCTTTGGCAAATCCGATATCACCATATTTATTATCATTATTACGAACCATACTCACCAAAATCACATCCATCTCCATCCCCTGGAATTTATCGACAGAACCAGTTCGGATGTGTAAATGAGGGAGGTTTAGTTCCTGTTCAATAAGTCGATCAATTCGTTTTACCTGGGCAGCATAGAAACTAATAACCCCAATTGATTTTAAATCATCTTCAGGAATTAACCCTTCCGCTTTTGCATTGGCCGTAGCTTCATTTAAATCAATTAGCATGTTTCGGATAACATTGATCTCCGATTCATTTAGTAAACTTGCGCCTTCTTTTAATAGTTCCTCGAAGAATTCTTGCTTGTTCGGGATATCCACCCATAATAGATGTTCTTTTCGCTTAATGAATGGACTATCCAATTTATGATCACGTATAGCATCTGAATCTGGAAGACCACATTGTAAGGAATCATTTCCATATTCATAGAAAGGTGAAATAGTTTTCATAATGTTCTCATGCATACGGTATTGAATTGCAAGCATTTTCTTATTGGATGCTGGCAGGTTTTTATATAAACGTTCAAAAAGAGATTCTTCAAGAAGCTTTTCTAATTCACGTTTTTCTTCAAAGGTATTACTTTCTTTGATAACGGTTTCCAATGTTTCTTCAAATGTATCATCACCGATTAGTGGCGGTAGCTGATGGTGGTCACCAACTAGAACAACCTTTTTCCCTTTGAGCATTGGCAACAGTAGTTCTGGAGGCGTTGCTTTAGATACTTCATCAATAATAACCACATCAAAAATCGGATAATTCTCCATAAACTCTTTATTGGCAGAAGCAACACATGTTGTCCCAATTACATTTGCATGTTTTACATAAAGTTTTCGAATTTCGTCCAAGTCATGTTCTGTTGCTTGTTCAAGTAGAGCCTTCCATTGAAGCTGCATATTTTTAGCAACTGGAAGCATTTCGATCTTCTTATGTAATTTTTCGATATCTTGCTCTACTTGTTCCATTCTGGTCTTTGTTTTTTCAAGTTCTAGTTCAGGATTTTGCTTCGTAATTTGCTCTAATTGCTCCCCTTCTTTTTCAAGCTGAATTCCTTTAGAGTTAAGCTCTTTTAATTGGGCAATAGTCTCTTTCAAAACGGATTCACCAGTAGTGATTTGCTCCTGTAGGCTTTCAAGCTCAAGCTGTTTTTTCGATTCTTGGTTTTTTAGTCCATCGATTTTTTCTTTATTTTGCTCGAGCTCCATTATTTCTTTTTCCAATACATCACGAACAGTTTGAATTTCTGCGATTGAAGGAATAGACTCAATTTCCTGTATTGTGAATTCAAAGGTTTGGAGTTGTGCTTTATATTGAGCTTGTCTGGCAATTAGATTTTCTTCATTTGTTTTTAACGAAAGCATAGCACTTTGATCAATTCCACCTTGCTGCAGCATTTGATCAACCATATCTTCTTTGATTTTATTAAAAACTAATAGCGATTCATCAATCAAAGCGCGATAACGATGGGCTAATTCATTTAAGACGAGTCTTCTTATATAAAGACCTTGAATGGAACGAACCCCATTGTCTTTATTAATCTTCTTTTGCGCAAAGGCACGGCTTAGCTTCGTTAAAAATTCATCAATTTCTTGTAGAGAATAATGATGATTTACCGGTAAATCCGGTGCTTGTACTTGGATTCCAAGAGCAGATCTACTATACTCAATTGCTTTATCTAACCGAGTTGAAATTTCATTAATTGATTTGAAGCCTATCAATTGTTCATGAATTTTTTCCATGTCAGAAAATAGTCGATTTAGGACGTACCCTCTACGTATTTGATTATTTTCTATGAACGATTCGACTTCATGCACCTTTTTTAAGGCTTGTACTTCTTGTATAGTTGCATCCATCATGCTACTGCGCTCTTCAAAGCTTTTTCTTTGGCCTTTGACCCCATCTAACTGTAACTCAATTGTTTCAAGCTCGGATTTCACTTGAATATATTCAAGCATTCTTTGACTTTTTTCAATATTGTTTTTTGCTTTTTGAACCTCTTCATCGATAGTAGTGGCAGTACCAATCGCTTCTAAGCTATTCCTTAATTCATTTAAACGAGCTGAAATTTTATCGCGCGATTCAATAAGCTTTTGGAGTGTTTCTTCTGTTTTTTCACGTTCTTTTTTAAGGGGAATGATTTGTTTTTTTATTCCAGAAATATCTTCTGAAATGGCCGCTAATTTTTCCTTAGCAGCTTCCTTGTTTTTTATTTCCTTAAGTAATCTAATTTCTTTATCGTTTAGGGTTGCTATTTCAGTTTGGCAGTTCGTAATTTCTTCTTTTAACTGCTGTTCCTTTAAGTTATGCCCCTCTATTTCTTTTGTAATGGCTTCATAGGTTTGCTTTTTCCAATACTCGGCAACATTTTCTTCAATAAATTTTTTACCCTCTTCTTCGATACTCTCGGTACGTCCATAACGAAGAATTCGAATATCCTTATTGGATAATAATCGACTTAATGCATTATCCACCGCTAAGTTTGACTGTGAAGCGATTAAAGTTTTTAGACCTGCTTTAGCATTTTGGTAGCAAATTTCAGAAATTACTGTTGTTTTACCTGTACCTGGTGGCCCTTGAATAACATATAAATCCTCTGCTGAAATGGCTCCAGCAACAGCAGCCCTTTGATATTCATTTAAATTATTATGGAATTCAATCTCTACTTCATTTTTCCGCTCACTAATTTTCGGTGTATCTTCAAATAGAATATTTTCCAAGTTTGGGTTTGCTGACAAGCCTTCCTTTAGTCGCTCGAAGCCTTTTAACAGTCGGTTTAACTGCGATTTTGTTGAGGCATTACTAAAAGTAATAGATTCAGACGAAAAATCAAAAGCATTGGAACGTGCAAGCTTCGCTACTTTTGGATTTAGTTCAATTTGAACGGTCCTCTCCTGCTTATTGGTTTTCACAACTTCCCCAATTTCTCGAGGAAATCCTTTCACATAAGCACTTAGACCCTTTAGCTGCTTCCATTCCTTATCAGCAACTCCGTTAC is drawn from Lysinibacillus sp. SGAir0095 and contains these coding sequences:
- a CDS encoding ATP-binding protein, which translates into the protein MVQKMETIETVKCFIVLTNTAREAIKQHFQDEHSFFKLQNPFDVYIEKQSVEETSLSLTIFFDNQRNEKLKKKFDERVVIMDCAFDMKNGLVAKSFRTRGKNTPVATNRRQRMRIRFVPSRINGHTYPKEFISTLAELPIAQERFDFVNKRISSWEGYLKVQYKNASIDDIDATFNSIQYSSDYSKVTLRCNGVADKEWKQLKGLSAYVKGFPREIGEVVKTNKQERTVQIELNPKVAKLARSNAFDFSSESITFSNASTKSQLNRLLKGFERLKEGLSANPNLENILFEDTPKISERKNEVEIEFHNNLNEYQRAAVAGAISAEDLYVIQGPPGTGKTTVISEICYQNAKAGLKTLIASQSNLAVDNALSRLLSNKDIRILRYGRTESIEEEGKKFIEENVAEYWKKQTYEAITKEIEGHNLKEQQLKEEITNCQTEIATLNDKEIRLLKEIKNKEAAKEKLAAISEDISGIKKQIIPLKKEREKTEETLQKLIESRDKISARLNELRNSLEAIGTATTIDEEVQKAKNNIEKSQRMLEYIQVKSELETIELQLDGVKGQRKSFEERSSMMDATIQEVQALKKVHEVESFIENNQIRRGYVLNRLFSDMEKIHEQLIGFKSINEISTRLDKAIEYSRSALGIQVQAPDLPVNHHYSLQEIDEFLTKLSRAFAQKKINKDNGVRSIQGLYIRRLVLNELAHRYRALIDESLLVFNKIKEDMVDQMLQQGGIDQSAMLSLKTNEENLIARQAQYKAQLQTFEFTIQEIESIPSIAEIQTVRDVLEKEIMELEQNKEKIDGLKNQESKKQLELESLQEQITTGESVLKETIAQLKELNSKGIQLEKEGEQLEQITKQNPELELEKTKTRMEQVEQDIEKLHKKIEMLPVAKNMQLQWKALLEQATEHDLDEIRKLYVKHANVIGTTCVASANKEFMENYPIFDVVIIDEVSKATPPELLLPMLKGKKVVLVGDHHQLPPLIGDDTFEETLETVIKESNTFEEKRELEKLLEESLFERLYKNLPASNKKMLAIQYRMHENIMKTISPFYEYGNDSLQCGLPDSDAIRDHKLDSPFIKRKEHLLWVDIPNKQEFFEELLKEGASLLNESEINVIRNMLIDLNEATANAKAEGLIPEDDLKSIGVISFYAAQVKRIDRLIEQELNLPHLHIRTGSVDKFQGMEMDVILVSMVRNNDNKYGDIGFAKDYRRLNVALSRARELLVLIGSTEMFVNRPKKEETRKMYKTLLNTVKSQDGYRNTIESYIS
- a CDS encoding MBL fold metallo-hydrolase, which translates into the protein MSEQMNYGEDYKYIPMSSVSSGKGQEIMPDIYSFTVQVVNLCMIGEPNNPTGWTLVDAGMPKSVNTIIKEAEKRFGSNARPNGIVLTHGHFDHVGAIIELVEHWNVPVYAHELEIPYLTGQKSYPEADSSVEGGLIARISPYFPNEPINLGHHVKPLPSDGSIPVLKDWKWVHTPGHSPGHVSFFRETDSALIAGDAFVTVKQESLFKVLVQEKEISGPPRYFTSDWKLSWHSVKILKDLKPTVAITGHGLPMKGSELTDNLTKLVNDFDQIAIPKYGRYVDGLEN
- the metA gene encoding homoserine O-succinyltransferase translates to MPINIPKNLPAGEILRKEKIFVMEEDRASTQQIRPLNILVCNLMPEKEKTELQLLRLLGNTPLQTNVTFLNTATYASRNVSRSHLDTFYKTFHEIKHRRFDGMIITGAPVERMEFEEVSYWEEISQIMDWAQLNVTSCMYICWGAQAALYKHFNIGKFELPKKCSGVYSHVITDLTVDLVRGFSDEYVAPHSRHTSVSLEEVQNHPDLLLLSYSEEAGPFIVQSKDTKHIMITGHLEYDATTLADEYARDVEKGDTVDIPVNYFPNNDPKNTPKNSWRAHSYLLFYNWLNYYVYQETPFDWHYVEDTIEFHI
- a CDS encoding GntP family permease, giving the protein MWSLFIIALSLILLVVLAMRGFTIVIIAPVVSLFVIVLNNMPILETFQTAYMSGFTNYVKNYFLIFLFAAMFGKFMEESGAARTIADYLLRLSGRKSKLRVLVTIMFVCALLTYGGVSLFVVIFAILPIAKPIFKEMDIPWHLFIAAFMPGMATFTMTMLPGTPAVQNIIPTTYLGTTVTSGAWIGLVSAVAVIILNIWYIRFALKRSEIRGETFANMKNLEKEKEPIDDKYADKKLPSLILSLVPPILLLVLLNLVKLEVLYTLMITLFVSAIIFWKYVDKKKDTINIGATNAVLPIINTSADVGYGAVIAATSGFVVFQDFVTNIPGNPLISLFIATNLLAGITGSSSGGLAIAMETLTDLYLKLGVNKEAFHRIVSIASGGLDALPHNGAVITTLVVAGLTHKDAYKHIFATCVIAPLIAAIPGLIVAIMFY